A window of Ptychodera flava strain L36383 chromosome 1, AS_Pfla_20210202, whole genome shotgun sequence contains these coding sequences:
- the LOC139135805 gene encoding uncharacterized protein produces MAALQLATDGHSLLLTGQAGTGKTFQIRDIVRTLRKRGKMWWVRQLQVLQHCCLKMWMQGLFILLFVWVMVDSKVTKLYLKLKTTHCIWSVKQKIKSMDVLVIDEISMLSVKVFEQVESVLRQIRSSSTVMGGVQCIFSGDFFQLKPVPNRHYGDNGLYVFQSQLFVKAVPHIVTLTKTLRQSENDFITMVHECSKGTVSFTSERLIRSLDRPLPLDAKPVQLYATNYEVDLHNAEQLMDTAGEVTEYHSEDVGDPLLLNRLPVPKVVRLKEGAPVMLVKNMSKYLVNGLRGTVMKNEPEKVHVYFDQIESTAVITYQAFSRYNKELGKEVATRRQIPLRLAYCLTIHKSQGMTLDSVVVDCKCISNPGQLGVAVSRVRSLHNLRIINFKQRHCPVQPPIIYDYLRQHPVTPSIDKACCKSNTQEVTENLEQSAADCNTDSDGESFNSDSSCELGPEEVESTDPMVQLSEENEGVPDMEETITDTIIPPNFSGISILQDITFKNPEQRTRKNKTELFNVSLQMNMCCRNFVNSNGKLFMNCLELTA; encoded by the exons ATGGCTGCCTTACAGTTGGCTACTGATGGCCACAGTTTGTTGTTGACAGGCCAAGCTGGAACAGGGAAGACATTTCAAATTAGGGATATTGTTAGAACATTAAGAAAGAGAGGGAAAATGTGGTGGGTACGGCAACTACAGGTCTTGCAGCATTGCTGCTTAAAGATGTGgatgcaaggactgttcattctaCTTTTTGTCTGGGTGATGGTAGATTCGAAAGTGACGAAATTGTATCTAAAATTGAAAACGACTCATTGTATATGGAGTGTAAAACAGAAGATAAAATCCATGGATGTCCTGGTGATAGATGAAATTTCTATGTTAAGTGTCAAGGTGTTTGAACAAGTGGAGTCTGTCTTACGGCAGATACGTAGTAGTAGTACAGTTATGGGGGGTGTGCAATGCATTTTTAGTGGCGATTTCTTCCAATTAAAACCTGTGCCAAACCGTCATTATGGTGACAATGGTCTATATGTATTTCAGTCCCAGTTATTTGTTAAAGCTGTTCCACATATTGTAACATTGACCAAAACCCTGAGGCAGTCAGAAAATGACTTTATTACCATGGTACACGAGTGTTCAAAGGGAACTGTTTCTTTTACATCTGAACGACTAATAAGATCACTTGATCGACCACTGCCCCTTGATGCAAAGCCTGTACAATTGTACGCCACCAACTATGAGGTTGATTTACACAACGCAGAGCAGTTGATGGATACAGCTGGTGAAGTGACTGAATATCACTCTGAAGATGTTGGTGATCCACTGCTTTTGAATAGGTTACCTGTCCCGAAG gttGTCCGATTAAAAGAAGGGGCACCAGTCATGCTTGTAAAGAATATGTCAAAATATCTTGTCAATGGTCTCAGAGGAACTGTCATGAAGAATGAGCCAGAAAAAGTACATGTCTACTTTGATCAGATAGAGTCAACGGCTGTGATAACATATCAAGCTTTCTCAAG ATACAACAAGGAGCTGGGTAAAGAGGTTGCTACAAGACGTCAGATTCCACTACGTTTGGCATATTGTCTCACCATTCACAAGAGCCAGGGAATGACACTTGATTCGGTTGTTGTGGATTGCAAATGCATCAGTAACCCTGGACAGTTAGGAGTAGCCGTAAGCAGGGTTAGGTCGCTTCATAACCTGAGAATTATAAACTTTAAGCAACGGCACTGTCCTGTTCAGCCACCCATAATTTATGATTATCTTCGACAACATCCAGTTACCCCTTCTATTGACAAAGCATGTTGCAAATCAAATACACAAGAGGTAACAGAAAACTTGGAGCAGAGTGCAGCTGACTGCAACACTGATTCTGATGGCGAGTCATTCAACAGTGATTCATCATGTGAACTTGGTCCTGAAGAGGTTGAAAGCACAGATCCTATGGTACAATTATCTGAAGAGAATGAGGGGGTTCCTGACATGGAAGAAACAATAACTGATACCATTATTCCACCTAATTTTTCAGGGATAAGTATATTGCAGGACATCACATTCAAAAACCCAGAACAGAGAACCAGAAAGAACAAAACAGAGTTATTCAACGTCTCGCTGCAGATGAACATGTGTTGCAGAAATTTTGTGAACAGCAATGGAAAACTATTCATGAATTGTTTAGAGTTAACTGCTTGA